Proteins found in one Sorghum bicolor cultivar BTx623 chromosome 1, Sorghum_bicolor_NCBIv3, whole genome shotgun sequence genomic segment:
- the LOC8057655 gene encoding uncharacterized protein LOC8057655, whose protein sequence is MRTTKESSRGRDQASACGAVRCRAVQRDLVRGGSVRRNTRRRRALARVVTSHIMRVVVTGATGFMGGRLCAALADAGHDVRAFALPGVDVSGLPAAVEVAYGDVTDEESLAAAFSGCDAVFHAAAAVEAWLPDPSVFHTVNVGGLENVLKAAKRMPALKKIVYTSSYFAIGPTDGYVANEKQIHQRESFCTEYEKSKFLADRIALQAAAEGVPITIVYPGVMYGPGTLTSGNIVCRVLIERFNGRLPGYIGHGYDRGSFSHVDDVVKGHIAAMEKGRVGERYLLTGENASFVQIFNMAANLTNTKPPKFHIPLWLLAIYGWISVFVARITGKPPLISYPGVDCLRHQWAYSCDKAKRELGYSPRSLTEGLAETLLWLKNANLIKF, encoded by the exons ATGAGGACGACTAAAGAGAGCAGCAGGGGGAGGGACCAGGCCAGCGCgtgcggtgcggtgcggtgcCGTGCCGTGCAGCGCGACTTGGTACGTGGGGGCTCCGTCCGTCGGAACACACGCAGACGGCGGGCTCTAGCTCGGGTGGTCACCAGCCATATCATGAGGGTGGTGGTGACGGGCGCGACGGGGTTCATGGGCGGCCGCCTGTGCGCGGCGCTGGCCGACGCCGGCCACGACGTGCGCGCCTTCGCGCTCCCGGGCGTCGACGTTTCCGGCCTCCCCGCAGCCGTCGAGGTGGCCTACGGCGACGTCACCGACGAGGAGTCGCTCGCCGCCGCCTTCAGCGGGTGCGACGCCGTGTTCCacgccgccgcggccgtcgaGGCGTGGCTCCCCGACCCCTCTGTCTTCCACACC GTAAACGTTGGGGGACTTGAGAATGTATTAAAGGCTGCCAAGAGAATGCCAGCGTTGAAGAAGATAGTATACACATCGTCATACTTCGCAATTGGCCCAACAGATGGTTATGTCGCCAATGAGAAACAG ATTCATCAGAGGGAATCATTTTGCACAGAGTATGAGAAATCAAAGTTTCTAGCAGATAGAATTGCACTGCAAGCAGCAGCAGAGGGGGTTCCAATCACCATAGTCTACCCAGGCGTTATGTATGGCCCTGGAACGCTTACATCTGGAAATATCGTTTGCCGCGTT TTAATTGAAAGGTTCAATGGGCGTCTACCTGGTTACATCGGGCATGGGTATGACCGGGGATCGTTCAGCCATGTCGATGATGTCGTCAAAGGGCACATAGCAGCCATGGAGAAGGGCAGAGTGGGCGAAAGATATCTGCTCACCGGAGAGAACGCGTCATTCGTTCAGATTTTCAACATGGCTGCGAATCTTACGAACACAAAGCCACCCAAATTCCAcatacctctatggttgcttgCCATCTACGGGTGGATTTCAGTTTTTGTTGCTCGCATCACCGGAAAACCCCCACTAATCAGTTACCCT GGAGTGGATTGTCTCAGACATCAGTGGGCTTACTCATGTGACAAGGCCAAGAGGGAGCTGGGTTATAGTCCACGAAGCTTAACTGAAGGCTTAGCGGAGACACTCTTGTGGCTGAAAAATGCAAACTTGATCAAGTTTTAG
- the LOC8057657 gene encoding UDP-glucuronate:xylan alpha-glucuronosyltransferase 2 isoform X2, protein MFDDLRGRLRMGLVNIGRDEVVALGVEGDAVRVDFDRVSETFRWSDLFPEWIDEEEDDEGPSCPELPMPDWSRYGDVDVVVASLPCNRSATGWNRDVFRLQVHLVAAQVAARKGRRNGAGAGAVRVVLRSQCEPMMDLFRCDEAVGREGDWYMYRVDVQRLEEKLRLPVGSCNLAMPLWGAGGIQEVFNASSELATSPSWSGGRPRREAYATVLHSSDTYLCGAIVLAQSIRRSGSTRDLILLHDHTVSKPALRALTAAGWTPRRIKRIRNPRAARGTYNEYNYSKFRLWQLTDYDRVVFVDADILVLRSLDALFAFPQLTAVGNDGSLFNSGVMVIEPSACTFDALIRDRRTIRSYNGGDQGFLNEVFVWWHRLPRRVNYLKNFWANTTGERALKERMFRADPAEVWSIHYLGMKPWTCYRDYDCNWNVADQRVYASDEAHRRWWQVYDQMGETMRGPCRLSERRKVEIAWDRHVAEEVGYADQHWKINITDPRKWD, encoded by the exons ATGTTCGACGACCTCCGTGGCCGTCTTCGGATGGGCCTGGTGAACATCGGGCGCGACGAGGTGGTGGCGCTGGGCGTGGAGGGCGACGCGGTGCGCGTGGACTTCGACCGCGTCTCCGAGACGTTCCGGTGGTCGGACCTGTTCCCGGAGTGgatcgacgaggaggaggacgacgagggcCCGTCCTGCCCGGAGCTCCCCATGCCGGACTGGTCCCGGTACGGCGACGTGGACGTGGTGGTGGCGTCGCTGCCGTGCAACCGCAGCGCGACCGGGTGGAACCGCGACGTGTTCAGGCTGCAGGTGCACCTGGTGGCGGCGCAGGTGGCGGCACGGAAGGGCCGGCGCAACGGGGCCGGCGCCGGGGCCGTGCGCGTGGTGCTGCGGAGCCAGTGCGAGCCCATGATGGACCTGTTCCGCTGCGACGAGGCGGTGGGACGGGAGGGGGACTGGTACATGTACAGAGTCGACGTGCAGCGCCTGGAGGAGAAGCTCCGCCTGCCCGTGGGCTCCTGCAACCTCGCCATGCCGCTCTGGGGAGCAGGAG GGATCCAGGAGGTGTTCAACGCGTCGTCGGAGCTGGCGACGTCGCCGTCGTGGTCGGGCGGGCGTCCCCGGCGTGAGGCGTACGCGACGGTGCTGCACTCGTCGGACACGTACCTGTGCGGCGCGATCGTGCTGGCGCAGAGCATCCGGCGCTCGGGGTCCACCCGGGACCTGATCCTCCTCCACGACCACACGGTGTCGAAGCCGGCGCTCCGGGCGCTGACGGCGGCCGGGTGGACGCCTCGCCGGATCAAGCGGATCCGCAACCCGCGCGCGGCGCGGGGCACCTACAACGAGTACAACTACAGCAAGTTCCGGCTGTGGCAGCTGACCGACTACGACCGCGTGGTGTTCGTGGACGCCGACATCCTGGTGCTCCGCAGCCTGGACGCGCTGTTCGCGTTCCCGCAGCTCACGGCGGTGGGCAACGACGGGTCCCTCTTCAACTCCGGTGTGATGGTGATCGAGCCGTCGGCGTGCACGTTCGACGCGCTGATCCGGGACCGCCGGACCATCCGGTCGTACAACGGCGGCGACCAGGGGTTCCTGAACGAGGTGTTCGTGTGGTGGCACCGGCTGCCGCGGCGGGTGAACTACCTCAAGAACTTCTGGGCAAACACCACCGGGGAGCGCGCGCTCAAGGAGCGGATGTTCCGGGCGGACCCGGCCGAGGTGTGGTCCATCCACTACCTGGGGATGAAGCCATGGACGTGCTACAGGGACTACGACTGCAACTGGAACGTGGCGGACCAGCGGGTGTACGCCAGCGACGAGGCGCACAGGCGCTGGTGGCAGGTGTACGACCAGATGGGGGAGACCATGCGCGGGCCATGCCGCCTCTCCGAGCGGAGGAAGGTGGAGATCGCATGGGACAGGCACGTCGCCGAGGAGGTCGGGTACGCCGACCAGCACTGGAAGATCAACATCACGGACCCAAGGAAATGGGACTGA
- the LOC8082003 gene encoding probable LRR receptor-like serine/threonine-protein kinase At1g51810: MPSRIASFPFFLASVVVVVTLFPSSSSQQAPAPAAVPVPQAKGFYISCGSGKDVQVGSINWAKDEGFTAVGNASAINKPHLLPVLATLRYFPDATARKYCYQLPVVKGTRYLVRTTYFYGGFDGGKEPPVFDQIVDGTLWSAVNTTDNYRHGMSTYFEMVAQGQGRTMSVCLARRPDTKSSPFISALEVIDLADSMYNTTDFGRFVMSTVARNRFGSKGDIVSYPDDPYNRYWAPFADANPMVESHSDISPDDFWNQPPAKALKAGVTTSRGKKLTVQWPTTELPAATYYVALYFQDSRSASPFSWRVFDVAVNGKEFFRGLNASAAGVMVYSSMMQLSGKTEILLTPNETSPVGPLINAGEIYQIVPLGGRTATRDVVAMEDLASSLKNLPPDWAGDPCLPQKHSWTGVECSQESPMRVLSLDLKNHGLSGSLPDSIANLTGMKTIYLSGNNLSGPIPDLSSMHTLTAVRLDSNHFSGTIKPSMEKLVNLKELYLNYNNLTGKIPDGLKNKAGLDLRTEGNKFE; encoded by the exons ATGCCAAGCCGGATCGCATCGTTCCCCTTCTTCCTCGcctccgtcgtcgtcgtcgtcacctTATTCCCGTCCTCGTCCTCCCAACAGGCGCCCGCCCCGGCCGCCGTGCCAGTGCCACAGGCCAAGGGGTTCTACATAAGCTGCGGGTCGGGCAAGGACGTGCAGGTAGGGAGCATCAATTGGGCCAAGGATGAGGGCTTCACCGCCGTCGGCAACGCCTCCGCCATCAACAAGCCCCACCTCCTCCCCGTGCTCGCCACGCTGCGCTACTTCCCTGACGCCACCGCGCGCAAGTACTGCTACCAGCTCCCCGTCGTCAAGGGCACGCGCTACCTCGTCCGCACCACCTACTTCTACGGCGGCTTCGACGGCGGCAAGGAACCCCCCGTGTTCGACCAGATCGTGGACGGCACCCTGTGGAGCGCCGTCAACACCACGGACAACTACCGGCACGGCATGTCCACCTACTTCGAGATGGTGGCGCAGGGGCAGGGCAGGACCATGAGCGTGTGCCTGGCGCGCCGCCCCGACACCAAGTCCAGCCCCTTCATCTCCGCGCTCGAGGTCATCGACCTCGCCGACTCCATGTACAACACCACCGACTTTGGCAGGTTCGTCATGAGCACCGTGGCGCGCAACCGATTCGGCAGCAAGGGCGACATCGTCAG CTATCCAGATGACCCGTACAACCGGTACTGGGCGCCGTTCGCGGACGCCAACCCCATGGTGGAGAGCCACTCCGACATCTCGCCCGACGACTTCTGGAACCAGCCGCCGGCCAAGGCGCTCAAGGCCGGGGTCACCACCAGCAGGGGCAAGAAGCTCACCGTGCAGTGGCCGACGACGGAGCTCCCGGCGGCGACCTACTACGTGGCGCTCTACTTCCAGGACTCGCGCTCGGCGAGCCCCTTCAGCTGGCGCGTCTTCGACGTGGCCGTCAACGGCAAGGAATTCTTCCGGGGGCTCAACGCCTCCGCGGCCGGCGTCATGGTCTACTCCAGCATGATGCAGCTGTCCGGGAAGACGGAGATCCTGCTCACGCCCAACGAGACGTCGCCCGTCGGCCCGCTCATCAACGCCGGAGAGATCTACCAGATTGTCCCGCTCGGCGGCAGGACTGCCACTAGAGATG TGGTTGCAATGGAAGATCTCGCAAGCAGCCTCAAGAACCTACCACCGGACTGGGCTGGAGACCCTTGCCTGCCACAGAAACACTCATGGACGGGGGTGGAATGCTCCCAGGAGTCACCCATGCGCGTCTTGTCACT GGATCTAAAAAATCATGGTCTTTCAGGATCGCTTCCCGACAGCATTGCAAATTTGACAGGGATGAAAACCAT CTATCTCAGTGGTAACAATCTCTCAGGCCCCATACCTGACTTGAGCAGCATGCACACCTTAACTGCCGT GCGCCTTGATAGCAATCATTTCAGTGGAACGATCAAACCATCAATGGAAAAACTAGTCAATCTTAAGGAGCT ATACCTGAACTACAACAATCTCACGGGCAAGATACCAGATGGTCTGAAAAACAAAGCTGGACTTGATTTGAG AACTGAGGGGAACAAATTTGAATGA
- the LOC8082001 gene encoding origin of replication complex subunit 2: protein MAPRGGRPAASSGSEDEEEAAGFSRSYFLAKEKEPSSGKKRARAAAGKLSDLNLVDEHVLRASLAEIPPKHEEEVEALTRCYKDQYHNWLFELRCGFGLLMYGFGSKKQLLEDFASTTLTDFTVIVINGYLPSVNLKQVIATIAEMFWDQTKAKRKRQPGTRAQLSQQFPSQSTEDIISFLMRQTSDDVDYPVCLLIHNVDGPALRDTESQQCLAQISCCPQVRVVASIDHVNAPLLWDKKMVHKQFKWSWYHVPTFAPYKVEGVFYPLILASGGHAQTTKTALVLQSLTPNAQSVFRVLAEYQLANEKEEGMPVNSLYTKCRERFLVSSQVTLNSHLTEFKDHDLVKIRKHSDGQDCLRIPLVSDALEKLLQELA, encoded by the exons ATGGCACCGAGAGGCGGACGCCCAGCGGCTAGTTCCGGTTCTGAGGATGAGGAAGAGGCGGCCGGGTTCTCCAGGAGCTACTTCCTGGCCAAGGAGAAGGAGCCATCATCTGGGAAGAAGCGCGCCCGTGCCGCCGCGGGCAAGCTCTCCGACCTCAACCTCGTCGACGAGCAC GTGTTGCGTGCATCCCTTGCTGAGATCCCTCCGAAGCACGAGGAAGAGGTGGAGGCTCTGACTAGATGCTACAAGGACCAGTACCACAACTGGTTGTTCGAACTAAG ATGTGGTTTTGGTCTCCTGATGTATGGGTTTGGATCTAAGAAGCAATTGCTGGAGGATTTTGCCTCCACTACCTTGACTGATTTCACTGTCATTGTAATCAATGGCTACCTTCCGTCCGTCAATTTGAAACAG GTCATAGCAACAATAGCTGAAATGTTCTGGGATCAAACAAAAGCTAAACGCAAAAGACAGCCAGGAACAAGGGCCCAGTTGTCACAACAGTTTCCGTCACAATCAACAGAGGACATCATCTCATTCCTAATGAGACAGACATCCGATGATGTGGATTACCCTGTTTGCCTTCTTATTCATAATGTTGACGGGCCTGCTTTGCGTGATACTGAATCACAACAATGTCTAGCACAAATTTCTTGCTGCCCACAGGTCCGTGTTGTTGCATCAATAGACCATGTTAATGCCCCTTTAT TGTGGGACAAGAAGATGGTGCACAAACagttcaagtggagctggtatCATGTCCCGACATTTGCACCTTACAAAGTCGAAGGCGTGTTCTACCCATTGATCCTTGCTAGTGGTGGTCACGCCCAAACCACAAAAACTGCTCTTGTTCTGCAGAGTCTGACACCGAATGCACAAAGTGTTTTCAGAGTTCTTGCTGAATATCAGTTGGCAAATGAGAAGGAGGAAG GTATGCCAGTCAACAGTTTGTATACAAAATGCCGTGAGCGCTTTCTGGTAAGCAGTCAAGTGACATTGAATTCACACCTGACGGAGTTTAAAGACCATGATCTGGTTAAGATCAGGAAGCACTCTGATGGACAAGATTGCCTCCGCATTCCTCTTGTTTCTGATGCACTGGAGAAGTTGCTGCAAGAGTTGGCTTGA
- the LOC8082002 gene encoding uncharacterized protein LOC8082002: protein MRVVVTGATGYLGGRLCAALVGAGHAVRALARPSSNVSGLPRDVELAYGDVTDAESLAAAFHGCDVVFHVAAAVEPWLPDPSVFLKVNVGGLENVLKAAKRTPTVKKIIYTSSFFAIGPTDGYVADETQMHPEKEFCTEYEKSKVLADRIALQAAADKVPITIVYPGVLYGPGKLTTGNLVSRILIERFNGRLPGYIGDGYDRESFCHVDDVVSGHIAAMEKGRVGQRYLLTGENMSFVQIFNMVANITNTKAPMFHVPLWLIEAYGWISVFVSHITGKLPLISYPTVRVLRHQWAYSCDKAKTELGYSPRNLTEGLSEMLLWLKEEKLIKF, encoded by the exons atgAGGGTGGTGGTGACGGGCGCGACGGGGTACCTGGGCGGCCGCCTGTGCGCGGCGCTGGTCGGCGCGGGCCACGCCGTGCGCGCGCTCGCCCGCccctccagcaacgtctccggcCTGCCCCGCGACGTCGAGCTGGCCTACGGCGACGTCACCGACGCCGAGTCCCTCGCCGCGGCCTTCCACGGTTGCGACGTCGTGTTCCACGTCGCCGCGGCCGTCGAGCCCTGGTTGCCCGACCCCTCCGTTTTCCTCAAG GTTAATGTAGGTGGACTTGAGAATGTGTTGAAGGCTGCCAAGAGAACACCAACTGTGAAGAAGATAATCTACACATCATCTTTCTTTGCAATTGGTCCAACTGATGGTTACGTTGCAGATGAGACACAA ATGCATCCAGAGAAGGAATTTTGTACTGAATATGAGAAATCAAAGGTTCTTGCAGATAGAATCGCACTTCAGGCAGCAGCGGATAAAGTGCCGATCACCATTGTCTACCCAGGCGTTCTCTATGGCCCTGGAAAACTTACGACTGGAAATCTTGTCTCCCGCATT TTAATAGAGAGGTTTAATGGGCGCTTGCCTGGTTACATAGGAGATGGGTATGATAGAGAATCGTTCTGCCATGTTGATGATGTTGTTAGTGGGCACATAGCAGCTATGGAGAAGGGCAGAGTGGGCCAACGGTATCTCCTCACTGGTGAAAATATGTCATTCGTGCAAATTTTTAATATGGTTGCTAATATCACAAACACAAAGGCTCCCATGTTCCACGTACCTCTCTGGTTGATTGAAGCATATGGGTGGATTTCAGTTTTTGTTTCTCACATCACTGGAAAACTCCCACTTATCAGTTACCCT ACTGTGCGTGTTCTGAGACATCAATGGGCATACTCATGTGACAAAGCAAAGACGGAGCTGGGCTATAGCCCAAGAAACTTGACTGAAGGTTTATCGGAGATGCTCCTGTGGCTTAAGGAAGAAAAACTAATCAAGTTTTAG
- the LOC8057656 gene encoding B3 domain-containing protein Os03g0184500, whose amino-acid sequence MVTAAAETMGMSPYEAARERNVQENKRKMEALNLRHLSAVIKEAPKTPSPLKPKRRRIIENAVVVPSPPRRSRRLAQLPEVKYAEIAPHTAERMTRSPRKPADLIYLARSGTVSMKARLEATRKAEELESQLDPDIPSFVKAMLHSHVVRGFWLQLPCHFCHTYMPKQDSIITLVDEKGEEFATNYLAYKKGLSGGWAGFALCHGMHDGDAAVFQLIKPTTFKVYIVRAASDDGSEVDE is encoded by the exons ATGGTGACGGCGGCCGCGGAGACGATGGGGATGTCGCCGTACGAGGCGGCGAGGGAGCGGAATGTGCAGGAGAACAAGCGCAAGATGGAGGCGCTCAACCTGCGCCACCTCTCCGCCGTCATCAAGGAGGCACCCAAGACCCCTTCCCCTCTG AAGCCCAAGAGGCGCAGGATCATCGAGAACGCGGTCGTGGTTCCCTCGCCTCCTAGGAGGTCCCGCCGGCTTGCGCAACTCCCTGAGGTCAAGTACGCAGAG ATAGCACCACACACTGCAGAAAGAATGACAAG ATCTCCTAGAAAACCAGCTGACCTCATCTACTTGGCAAGAAGCGGAACAGTTTCCATGAAAGCTAGGTTGGAGGCAACAAGAAAGGCCGAGGAGCTAGAATCACAACTTGACCCTGACATCCCATCCTTTGTGAAGGCAATGTTGCATTCACATGTGGTTCGAGGTTTTTGGCTG CAACTTCCGTGCCATTTCTGTCACACTTACATGCCAAAGCAAGACTCCATTATCACCTTGGTGGATGAGAAGGGTGAAGAATTCGCCACCAACTACCTTGCCTACAAGAAAGGGCTAAGTGGCGGATGGGCTGGTTTTGCTCTATGCCATGGGATGCATGACGGAGATGCAGCTGTTTTTCAGTTGATTAAGCCCACGACCTTCAAG GTGTATATCGTCCGAGCAGCTTCTGATGATGGCAGTGAGGTTGATGAGTGA
- the LOC8057657 gene encoding UDP-glucuronate:xylan alpha-glucuronosyltransferase 2 isoform X1 — translation MGVTTAGEAACKSPAVRASVIVRLNAAFLAFFLFAYLALLLHPKYSDILDRGATSLVRCTFRDSCPPPAPSSSSSTQLSRKLGGVAANKVAAAAERIVIVNAGRAPAMFDDLRGRLRMGLVNIGRDEVVALGVEGDAVRVDFDRVSETFRWSDLFPEWIDEEEDDEGPSCPELPMPDWSRYGDVDVVVASLPCNRSATGWNRDVFRLQVHLVAAQVAARKGRRNGAGAGAVRVVLRSQCEPMMDLFRCDEAVGREGDWYMYRVDVQRLEEKLRLPVGSCNLAMPLWGAGGIQEVFNASSELATSPSWSGGRPRREAYATVLHSSDTYLCGAIVLAQSIRRSGSTRDLILLHDHTVSKPALRALTAAGWTPRRIKRIRNPRAARGTYNEYNYSKFRLWQLTDYDRVVFVDADILVLRSLDALFAFPQLTAVGNDGSLFNSGVMVIEPSACTFDALIRDRRTIRSYNGGDQGFLNEVFVWWHRLPRRVNYLKNFWANTTGERALKERMFRADPAEVWSIHYLGMKPWTCYRDYDCNWNVADQRVYASDEAHRRWWQVYDQMGETMRGPCRLSERRKVEIAWDRHVAEEVGYADQHWKINITDPRKWD, via the exons ATGGGGGTGACCACCGCCGGTGAAGCGGCCTGCAAGTCCCCGGCGGTGCGGGCCTCGGTCATCGTCAGGCTCAACGCCGcgttcctcgccttcttcctcTTCGCCTACCTGGCGCTCCTCCTCCACCCCAAGTACTCGGACATCCTCGACCGCGGCGCCACCTCCCTCGTCCGCTGCACCTTCCGCGACTCCTGCCCACCGccggcgccgtcgtcgtcgtcgtcgacccaGCTCTCACGGAAG ctggGAGGCGTGGCGGCGAAcaaggtggcggcggcggcggagcgcaTCGTGATCGTGAACGCGGGGCGCGCGCCGGCCATGTTCGACGACCTCCGTGGCCGTCTTCGGATGGGCCTGGTGAACATCGGGCGCGACGAGGTGGTGGCGCTGGGCGTGGAGGGCGACGCGGTGCGCGTGGACTTCGACCGCGTCTCCGAGACGTTCCGGTGGTCGGACCTGTTCCCGGAGTGgatcgacgaggaggaggacgacgagggcCCGTCCTGCCCGGAGCTCCCCATGCCGGACTGGTCCCGGTACGGCGACGTGGACGTGGTGGTGGCGTCGCTGCCGTGCAACCGCAGCGCGACCGGGTGGAACCGCGACGTGTTCAGGCTGCAGGTGCACCTGGTGGCGGCGCAGGTGGCGGCACGGAAGGGCCGGCGCAACGGGGCCGGCGCCGGGGCCGTGCGCGTGGTGCTGCGGAGCCAGTGCGAGCCCATGATGGACCTGTTCCGCTGCGACGAGGCGGTGGGACGGGAGGGGGACTGGTACATGTACAGAGTCGACGTGCAGCGCCTGGAGGAGAAGCTCCGCCTGCCCGTGGGCTCCTGCAACCTCGCCATGCCGCTCTGGGGAGCAGGAG GGATCCAGGAGGTGTTCAACGCGTCGTCGGAGCTGGCGACGTCGCCGTCGTGGTCGGGCGGGCGTCCCCGGCGTGAGGCGTACGCGACGGTGCTGCACTCGTCGGACACGTACCTGTGCGGCGCGATCGTGCTGGCGCAGAGCATCCGGCGCTCGGGGTCCACCCGGGACCTGATCCTCCTCCACGACCACACGGTGTCGAAGCCGGCGCTCCGGGCGCTGACGGCGGCCGGGTGGACGCCTCGCCGGATCAAGCGGATCCGCAACCCGCGCGCGGCGCGGGGCACCTACAACGAGTACAACTACAGCAAGTTCCGGCTGTGGCAGCTGACCGACTACGACCGCGTGGTGTTCGTGGACGCCGACATCCTGGTGCTCCGCAGCCTGGACGCGCTGTTCGCGTTCCCGCAGCTCACGGCGGTGGGCAACGACGGGTCCCTCTTCAACTCCGGTGTGATGGTGATCGAGCCGTCGGCGTGCACGTTCGACGCGCTGATCCGGGACCGCCGGACCATCCGGTCGTACAACGGCGGCGACCAGGGGTTCCTGAACGAGGTGTTCGTGTGGTGGCACCGGCTGCCGCGGCGGGTGAACTACCTCAAGAACTTCTGGGCAAACACCACCGGGGAGCGCGCGCTCAAGGAGCGGATGTTCCGGGCGGACCCGGCCGAGGTGTGGTCCATCCACTACCTGGGGATGAAGCCATGGACGTGCTACAGGGACTACGACTGCAACTGGAACGTGGCGGACCAGCGGGTGTACGCCAGCGACGAGGCGCACAGGCGCTGGTGGCAGGTGTACGACCAGATGGGGGAGACCATGCGCGGGCCATGCCGCCTCTCCGAGCGGAGGAAGGTGGAGATCGCATGGGACAGGCACGTCGCCGAGGAGGTCGGGTACGCCGACCAGCACTGGAAGATCAACATCACGGACCCAAGGAAATGGGACTGA
- the LOC110437469 gene encoding uncharacterized protein LOC110437469 — protein MHVHLLDLGSGARKPLPGRHGPRHLPAAEPPQPAGHGAAGATTHGSPWRRPASLTWSSTRATSTALRQHEDEGLSFPNPHTTRAACPARAQPAPPPVLSSAAAASARPKEHRHSRSALLRASSGRFWRLLGLPRPP, from the exons ATGCACGTGCACCTGCTTGACCTCGGTTCAGGCGCGCGCAAGCCGCTCCCAGGGCGTCATGGCCCTCGCCATCTACCGGCAGCTGAACCACCGCAACCAGCGGGCCACGGCGCGGCCGGGGCGACCACGCACGGAAGTCCGTGGCGCCGACCAGCATCCCTGACGTGGTCGTCCACCAGGGCCACCTCTACGGCTCTACGCCAACACGAGGACGAG GGCCTCTCCTTCCCCAATCCCCACACCACGCGTGCGGCGTGCCCAGCTCGAGCCCAGCCGGCCCCGCCTCCCGttctctccagcgccgccgccgcctctgcgCGCCCGAAGGAGCACCGCCACAGCCGATCCGCTCTCCTCCGCGCCTCATCCGGCCGTTTCTGGCGGCTCTTGGGCCTCCCTCGCCCTCCCTGA
- the LOC8057654 gene encoding vacuolar protein sorting-associated protein 22 homolog 1, whose translation MRRRPGIAGLQNAAATRDQFRLVGENVAKVRTDVMKEQLATFRSQLEEFARKHKSDIRKNPVFRQQFHEMCAKVGVDPLASNKGVWAELLGIGDFYYELGVQIVDICIATRSHNGGLIDLLDLRKLLGQKRKATLESLSEDDCLRAISKLKVLGSGFEVISVGRRKLVRSVPTELNKDHSGILGLAQAEGYVTVEQVEREFSWSTGRAIDALETLLKEGLAMIDDGHRDGKRRYWFPCVTVSSDTAAVEK comes from the exons ATGAGGAGGAGGCCTGGGATCGCTGGCTTGCAGAATGCGGCGGCTACTCGC GACCAATTCCGGCTGGTCGGGGAGAATGTGGCCAAGGTGAGGACCGATGTCATGAAGGAGCAGCTTGCGACGTTCCGGTCACAGCTCGAGGAATTTGCTCGCAAGCATAAG AGTGACATCCGTAAAAACCCAGTATTTAGACAGCAGTTCCATGAGATGTGCGCAAAAGTTGGAGTAGATCCACTGGCATCTAATAAAGGAGTCTGGGCAGAACTTCTAGGGATTGGTGACTTCTACTATGAACTTG GAGTTCAGATAGTTGACATATGCATTGCAACCAGATCGCATAATGGTGGCCTGATTGATTTATTGGATCTCCGCAAACTGCTTGGTCAGAAGAGAAAAGCTACCCTTGAATCATTATCTGAAGACGACTGTTTACGTGCTATAAGCAAGCTAAAA GTCCTTGGCAGTGGTTTTGAAGTAATTTCTGTTGGGAGGAGGAAGCTTGTGCGTTCAGTTCCTACCGAATTAAATAAAGACCACAGTGGGATACTTGGGCTAGCTCAG GCTGAGGGCTATGTCACGGTAGAACAAGTCGAAAGGGAATTCTCATGGTCTACTGGGCGTGCAATTGATGCCCTTGAAACTTTGCTGAAG GAGGGGCTTGCTATGATCGACGATGGCCATAGGGACGGCAAGCGAAGATATTGGTTCCCATGCGTCACTGTCAGCTCCGACACAGCAGCTGTTGAAAAGTGA